A genomic stretch from Pirellulales bacterium includes:
- the metH gene encoding methionine synthase translates to MSLVARPPVTREALEQLLAQRILVLDGAMGTMVHALKFSEADFRGRQFASHPKDLRNLIDVLCLTQPEAIENIHRAYLEAGADLIETNTFGATSVALTDFALEGHVREMNLAAVALARRAADHFTARNPERPRFVAGSIGPTNKQLSIAGNVEDPGYRGATFDQMVETYYEQVEALVEGGVDLLLAETAFDTLVLKACLFAIEKYFDDHDVRVPVMASFTVFKDGRTLSAQTVEACWNSLAHVDLLSVGINCALGPEQLRPYLEELSHIAPIFISCYPNAGLPNALGGFDETPQSMARLLGEFARNGWINIVGGCCGTTPPHIKAIADAVNKVPPRRRPKVETLTRLSGLEPLTIRPESNFIMIGERTNVTGSKKFARLVKDGKFEDALGVARGQVEAGANVLDVNFDEALLDGEAVMTKFLNLLAAEPEIARVPIMVDSSKWSVIEAGLKCVQGKAIVNSISLKEGEEAFLHHAKLARRYGAAVVVMAFDETGQATEVDHKLKICRRAYKLLTEQIGFPGSDIIFDPNILTVGTGIEEHNRYALNYIEATRQIKRALPLCKVSGGVSNISFSFRGNDVVREAMHAAFLYHAIRAGMDMGIVNAGQLAVYEEIPRDLLERVEDVLLDRRPDATERLIQFAETVKKQSGGDTVADEVWRNEPVEKRLSHSLVKGIVDFIESDVEEARQKFPTALEIIEGPLMAGMQVVGDLFGAGKMFLPQVVKSARVMKKAVAYLLPFMEAEKAAAGLGDKPRGKVLLATVKGDVHDIGKNIVGVVLGCNNYQVIDLGVMVPCERILDTARKEGVHMIGLSGLITPSLDEMVHVAREMQRQEIDLPLLIGGATTSAKHTAVKIAPQYKQPTIHVLDASRAAGVVEKLLNPQRRDELVRGNQAVQKQLVESYNLRQQIKLVPYDEALAHRFQTDWAAVDAAGQIAQPAFTGRRVIDNLPLEKLVPFIDWSPFFLTWELKGKYPRIFEDPNVGGEARKLFDDARRLLDEIVAKKLLTARGVYGFWPAASLGDDVALYTDDSRQHELTRFHFLRQQWERKGQHDFLSLADFIAPAETGVRDYLGAFAVTTGLGCDELAKKFDRDHDDYNSIMTKALADRLAEAFAEYLHRQARTDWGFGRKEKLSTDELIEEKYRGIRPAAGYPACPDHTEKRILFDLLDAEQQAGITLTESYAMWPAASVSGLYFAHPNSRYFAVDRITRDQADAYARRKGLPLAEIERWLSPNLGYDP, encoded by the coding sequence ATGTCACTCGTCGCCCGACCACCGGTAACTCGTGAAGCACTCGAGCAACTGCTTGCCCAGCGGATTCTGGTGCTGGACGGGGCCATGGGCACAATGGTCCACGCCCTGAAGTTTAGCGAAGCCGATTTTCGCGGCCGCCAATTCGCCAGCCATCCGAAGGATTTGCGAAATTTGATCGACGTGCTGTGCCTCACTCAGCCGGAAGCAATCGAAAACATCCACCGCGCTTATTTGGAAGCGGGGGCCGACCTGATCGAAACCAACACCTTCGGCGCCACCAGCGTCGCCCTGACCGATTTCGCCTTGGAAGGCCACGTGCGCGAAATGAACCTCGCCGCGGTGGCGCTGGCCCGGCGCGCCGCCGATCATTTCACGGCTCGCAATCCGGAAAGGCCGCGGTTTGTGGCGGGCTCCATCGGGCCAACGAACAAACAGCTTTCGATCGCCGGCAATGTCGAAGATCCCGGTTACCGAGGCGCCACGTTCGATCAAATGGTCGAAACGTATTACGAGCAGGTCGAGGCACTCGTGGAAGGGGGCGTCGATCTTCTGCTGGCCGAAACTGCGTTCGACACGCTGGTGCTGAAAGCCTGCCTGTTCGCCATCGAAAAATATTTTGACGATCACGACGTGCGCGTGCCAGTGATGGCCTCGTTCACCGTGTTCAAAGATGGCCGCACGCTTTCGGCGCAAACGGTGGAGGCCTGTTGGAATTCGCTGGCGCATGTCGATTTGCTGAGCGTCGGCATTAACTGTGCGCTGGGTCCGGAGCAATTACGCCCCTACTTGGAAGAGCTTTCCCACATCGCGCCGATTTTCATCAGCTGCTACCCCAACGCCGGATTGCCCAACGCGCTGGGCGGCTTTGACGAAACGCCGCAATCGATGGCCCGGCTGCTGGGTGAGTTTGCCCGCAATGGCTGGATCAACATTGTCGGGGGTTGTTGCGGCACCACGCCGCCGCACATCAAAGCCATTGCCGATGCCGTAAATAAAGTGCCGCCGCGCCGCCGGCCAAAGGTGGAAACGCTCACCCGCCTCAGCGGGCTGGAGCCGCTCACGATTCGGCCGGAATCAAACTTCATCATGATCGGCGAGCGCACCAACGTAACCGGCAGCAAAAAATTCGCCCGCCTGGTGAAAGATGGCAAGTTTGAAGATGCGCTCGGCGTGGCCCGTGGGCAGGTCGAAGCCGGCGCCAATGTTCTCGATGTGAACTTCGACGAAGCCCTGCTCGACGGCGAAGCGGTGATGACCAAATTCTTGAATTTGCTGGCTGCCGAGCCGGAAATTGCCCGCGTGCCGATCATGGTCGACAGCTCCAAATGGTCGGTCATTGAAGCGGGCCTCAAATGCGTGCAGGGCAAAGCGATTGTTAACTCCATCAGCCTGAAAGAAGGCGAGGAAGCATTTTTACACCACGCCAAGTTGGCCCGGCGTTACGGCGCGGCTGTCGTAGTCATGGCTTTTGACGAAACCGGCCAGGCCACCGAAGTCGATCACAAGCTGAAAATTTGCCGCCGCGCTTACAAGCTGCTCACCGAGCAAATCGGCTTCCCCGGAAGCGACATTATTTTCGATCCAAACATTCTCACCGTCGGCACGGGCATCGAGGAACACAACCGCTACGCGCTCAATTATATTGAGGCGACGCGGCAAATTAAGCGCGCCCTGCCGCTGTGCAAAGTGTCCGGCGGCGTCAGTAACATTTCGTTCTCGTTCCGCGGCAACGACGTGGTTCGCGAAGCGATGCACGCCGCGTTTTTGTACCACGCCATCCGCGCCGGCATGGATATGGGCATTGTGAACGCCGGTCAACTGGCCGTGTACGAAGAAATTCCGCGCGATTTGTTGGAGCGTGTGGAAGATGTGCTGCTGGACCGCCGGCCTGATGCCACCGAGCGGCTCATTCAATTTGCCGAAACGGTGAAAAAGCAATCCGGCGGCGACACTGTGGCCGATGAAGTCTGGCGCAACGAGCCGGTCGAAAAGCGGCTCAGCCATTCGCTGGTGAAGGGCATTGTCGATTTTATTGAGTCCGACGTCGAAGAAGCCCGCCAAAAATTTCCCACGGCGCTGGAAATTATCGAAGGCCCGCTGATGGCCGGCATGCAAGTGGTCGGCGATTTATTCGGCGCCGGCAAAATGTTTTTGCCCCAAGTGGTGAAAAGTGCCCGCGTCATGAAAAAAGCCGTGGCCTATTTGCTCCCCTTTATGGAAGCGGAAAAAGCCGCCGCCGGCCTGGGAGACAAGCCGCGCGGCAAGGTGCTGCTGGCCACCGTGAAGGGGGACGTGCACGACATCGGCAAAAACATTGTCGGCGTGGTGCTCGGCTGCAACAACTACCAGGTGATCGATCTGGGCGTGATGGTTCCCTGCGAACGCATTTTAGATACCGCCCGCAAGGAAGGCGTCCACATGATCGGCCTGAGCGGGCTGATTACGCCCAGCCTGGACGAAATGGTCCACGTGGCCCGGGAAATGCAACGGCAAGAAATTGATTTGCCGCTGTTGATTGGCGGCGCCACGACCAGCGCCAAGCACACCGCCGTAAAAATTGCGCCGCAGTACAAGCAACCGACCATTCACGTGCTGGATGCTTCCCGCGCCGCCGGTGTGGTGGAAAAGCTGTTGAATCCCCAGCGGCGTGACGAACTGGTGCGCGGCAACCAGGCGGTGCAAAAGCAATTGGTGGAATCCTACAATCTGCGACAGCAAATTAAGCTGGTGCCGTATGACGAGGCGCTGGCGCACCGCTTCCAAACCGATTGGGCCGCTGTGGATGCCGCGGGGCAAATCGCCCAGCCGGCCTTCACCGGTCGGCGAGTGATCGACAACTTGCCGCTGGAAAAGCTGGTGCCCTTCATCGATTGGTCCCCGTTTTTCCTCACGTGGGAGCTGAAAGGCAAATATCCGCGGATTTTTGAAGATCCAAATGTCGGCGGCGAGGCACGCAAACTGTTCGACGATGCCCGCCGTCTGCTCGACGAAATTGTGGCGAAAAAACTGTTGACGGCCCGCGGGGTATATGGCTTTTGGCCGGCGGCTTCGCTGGGCGATGATGTGGCCCTTTACACCGATGACAGCCGCCAGCACGAACTTACGCGCTTCCATTTCCTCCGCCAGCAATGGGAGCGCAAGGGGCAACACGATTTTCTCTCGCTGGCCGATTTTATCGCCCCCGCCGAAACCGGCGTTCGAGATTACCTGGGCGCATTCGCTGTCACCACCGGACTGGGCTGCGACGAGCTGGCCAAAAAATTTGACCGCGATCACGACGATTACAACTCGATCATGACCAAAGCGCTTGCCGATCGGCTAGCTGAGGCGTTCGCGGAATATCTCCATCGGCAAGCCCGCACCGACTGGGGCTTTGGACGTAAAGAAAAACTATCGACTGATGAATTGATCGAGGAAAAATACCGCGGCATTCGCCCCGCCGCCGGCTACCCGGCCTGTCCCGACCACACCGAAAAACGCATTCTGTTCGATTTGCTCGACGCCGAACAACAGGCCGGCATCACGCTGACCGAAAGCTACGCCATGTGGCCGGCGGCCAGCGTCAGTGGGCTGTATTTTGCGCACCCCAACAGCCGCTACTTCGCCGTCGACCGCATCACCCGCGACCAGGCCGACGCCTACGCCCGCCGCAAAGGCCTGCCGCTGGCGGAAATCGAACGCTGGCTCTCGCCGAACCTTGGCTATGATCCGTGA
- a CDS encoding AAA family ATPase: MYEAYWQLDRRPFENTSDARFYYPGESHQGAMLKLRYAVENRRAAALLCGASGSGKTLLVRQLRRHLSKQYRPFVHLVFPQMPTEMLLAYVADELGAPGESILNNVEQTVRRIQEFLIQNAAQDQHAIVAIDEAHLLDDSRTWEALRLLLNFEADSQPLLTLLLAGQPGLLPQMERMPALEERLGVKCLLRPFTIDETAAYVNFRLQAAGAKRPIFEAAAMETLQELTHGLARKINRLCDLAMLVGFAEEHSSISAEQLEAVADELVTVAPE; the protein is encoded by the coding sequence ATGTACGAAGCTTACTGGCAACTCGATCGGCGACCGTTTGAAAACACCTCGGACGCTCGCTTTTATTATCCGGGCGAAAGCCATCAAGGGGCCATGCTGAAGCTGCGCTATGCGGTAGAAAACCGGCGTGCCGCGGCGCTATTGTGCGGCGCCTCGGGAAGCGGCAAAACGCTATTGGTTAGACAACTGCGCCGGCACCTGAGCAAGCAATACCGTCCCTTTGTGCATTTGGTATTTCCGCAAATGCCGACCGAGATGCTGCTGGCCTACGTGGCAGATGAGCTGGGTGCGCCCGGCGAATCGATTTTGAATAATGTGGAGCAGACCGTCCGGCGGATCCAGGAATTTTTAATCCAAAACGCCGCGCAGGATCAGCATGCCATTGTGGCCATCGACGAGGCTCATTTGCTGGACGACAGCCGCACTTGGGAAGCGCTCCGGCTGCTGTTGAATTTCGAGGCCGATTCGCAACCCCTGTTAACCTTGCTGTTGGCGGGGCAACCCGGACTTTTGCCGCAGATGGAACGGATGCCCGCGCTTGAAGAACGGCTGGGCGTGAAATGCTTGCTGCGGCCGTTTACCATCGACGAAACGGCGGCCTACGTGAACTTCCGACTGCAAGCGGCGGGAGCCAAACGGCCCATCTTCGAGGCCGCAGCGATGGAAACGCTGCAAGAGCTTACGCACGGCCTGGCGCGAAAAATCAACCGCTTGTGCGATTTGGCAATGCTAGTCGGTTTTGCCGAGGAGCACAGCAGCATCTCCGCCGAGCAGTTGGAAGCCGTGGCAGATGAACTGGTAACCGTGGCCCCTGAATGA
- the thiO gene encoding glycine oxidase ThiO: MPDVLILGGGFIGLSLAYELAGQGLRVRLLDRGQPGCETSWAAAGILPPCKFRMKAPPAEWLQGFSSQLHADWAARLREETGIDNGYRRSGGIQLADSDTAAADLLKQCERWRREGVSVKWLHSTDIDQLEPALAGVYDRCQLHGAALAADEVQIRSPRHLKALIAACEKRGVEISAGVEAYDFEISDSRVSAVQTNVGSIAADQVVLATGAWSQSIAARLGLKITVKPMRGQIVMLSTPRPIVERIVEWNIDVGHRYLLPRDDGRLLIGTTMEDVGFDRRNTAEAVADLLRFAVNLAPELKSAAVERSWCGFRPGSVDGLPYLGYVPGIENAFIAAGHFRHGLWLSTGTAVVMSRLIRGESPGVDLTPFRVDRTPAVDRTPAVE, encoded by the coding sequence ATGCCCGACGTTTTAATTCTGGGCGGCGGCTTTATCGGGCTGTCGCTGGCTTACGAGTTGGCTGGCCAAGGGTTGCGGGTGCGCTTGTTGGATCGGGGCCAGCCGGGGTGCGAAACTTCGTGGGCTGCCGCCGGCATTCTTCCCCCGTGCAAATTTCGCATGAAGGCGCCGCCCGCCGAATGGCTCCAAGGGTTCAGTTCGCAATTACATGCCGATTGGGCCGCCCGGCTGCGGGAAGAAACGGGCATCGACAACGGTTATCGCCGCTCGGGCGGCATTCAACTGGCCGACAGCGATACGGCTGCCGCCGATCTACTTAAACAATGCGAACGTTGGCGGCGCGAGGGGGTCAGCGTGAAGTGGCTGCACTCCACGGATATTGACCAGCTCGAACCAGCGTTGGCAGGCGTTTACGATCGCTGCCAGTTGCACGGCGCGGCATTGGCGGCCGACGAAGTGCAAATCCGCAGCCCACGACATTTGAAGGCCCTCATCGCCGCCTGCGAAAAGCGCGGCGTGGAAATTTCCGCCGGCGTGGAAGCCTACGATTTTGAAATTTCTGACTCGCGAGTCTCTGCGGTGCAAACGAATGTGGGCTCGATAGCGGCAGACCAAGTGGTTTTGGCCACCGGGGCGTGGTCGCAAAGCATTGCCGCGCGCTTGGGCTTGAAAATAACGGTGAAACCGATGCGCGGGCAAATTGTGATGCTTTCCACACCGCGGCCCATCGTCGAGCGGATTGTGGAATGGAACATCGATGTTGGCCATCGCTACTTGCTGCCGCGCGATGATGGCCGGCTGCTGATCGGCACCACGATGGAAGACGTCGGCTTCGATCGCCGCAACACGGCGGAAGCCGTGGCCGATTTGCTGCGCTTTGCCGTCAACTTAGCGCCCGAGCTCAAATCGGCGGCAGTGGAGCGCAGTTGGTGTGGCTTTCGTCCCGGCAGTGTCGACGGGCTGCCTTATTTGGGATACGTGCCGGGGATCGAGAATGCCTTTATTGCCGCCGGACATTTTCGCCATGGGTTGTGGCTTTCGACGGGAACCGCAGTGGTCATGAGCCGCCTCATTCGCGGCGAATCGCCGGGGGTTGATTTAACGCCGTTTCGAGTGGACAGAACGCCCGCGGTGGACAGAACACCCGCAGTTGAATAA
- a CDS encoding DUF3500 domain-containing protein → MSQSNQTNSKAQRICPDCESGFEFLTLREFFNRRDFVKTAGTVAATFAAGAIGLPNIIARAAEATVTDPKDAAAIPAALTANGTPATKAIPETLVKQLYDSLRPEQREKVAFDWDYVDPKRGLLRTRVSNNWNITEPAIGSEFYSKDQQEIIRAIYEGLFQPEWIPKIDHQLQDDAGGYGHSQSVALFGHPGEGKFELVMTGRHLTVRVDGHNIDHMAFGGPVFHGHAASGFNEQADHPGNVFWPQAVAANKIFEMLDGKQRKASLQSRLPAESAVSFRGGDGKFPGLPVTELTHDQREQLDKTMAIMLSPYRNADCEDVRACLNKQGGIDKCSLAFYSAGDIGDDGVWDNWRLEGPSFVWYFRGSPHVHLWINIGDDSSVATNAQG, encoded by the coding sequence ATGTCTCAATCAAATCAAACCAATTCTAAGGCCCAGCGGATTTGTCCCGATTGCGAATCGGGCTTCGAATTTCTCACGCTTCGGGAATTTTTCAATCGGCGTGATTTTGTCAAAACGGCGGGGACCGTGGCGGCAACTTTTGCAGCAGGCGCCATTGGCTTGCCCAACATCATTGCTCGCGCTGCGGAAGCCACGGTGACCGATCCCAAAGATGCCGCGGCAATTCCGGCGGCGCTGACGGCCAACGGAACCCCGGCTACGAAAGCCATTCCCGAGACGCTGGTCAAGCAACTGTACGATTCTTTGCGGCCGGAGCAGCGCGAAAAGGTGGCCTTCGATTGGGATTATGTCGATCCGAAGCGCGGCCTGCTGCGAACCCGAGTGAGCAACAACTGGAACATTACCGAGCCGGCCATCGGCAGCGAATTTTACAGCAAAGATCAGCAAGAAATTATCCGCGCGATTTATGAAGGATTGTTCCAGCCCGAGTGGATTCCAAAAATCGACCACCAGTTGCAAGACGACGCCGGCGGCTATGGCCATTCGCAAAGTGTCGCGCTATTCGGTCACCCGGGCGAAGGCAAGTTTGAGCTGGTGATGACCGGTCGGCATTTGACGGTGCGTGTGGACGGCCACAACATCGACCACATGGCGTTCGGTGGGCCTGTTTTCCACGGTCACGCGGCCAGTGGGTTCAACGAACAAGCCGACCATCCCGGCAACGTGTTTTGGCCGCAGGCGGTGGCAGCGAACAAAATTTTCGAAATGCTCGACGGCAAGCAGCGCAAAGCGTCGCTGCAAAGCCGGCTGCCGGCGGAATCGGCCGTTAGCTTCCGCGGCGGAGACGGGAAATTTCCCGGCCTTCCGGTGACCGAACTCACGCACGATCAGCGCGAGCAACTCGATAAAACCATGGCCATCATGCTCTCGCCCTATCGCAATGCCGATTGCGAAGACGTGCGTGCCTGCTTGAACAAGCAAGGCGGCATTGACAAGTGCTCGCTGGCGTTTTACTCCGCGGGCGATATTGGCGACGATGGCGTGTGGGACAATTGGCGGCTGGAAGGACCTTCGTTCGTGTGGTACTTCCGCGGCTCGCCGCACGTGCACTTGTGGATTAACATTGGCGACGATTCCTCGGTGGCCACCAACGCGCAGGGGTAG
- a CDS encoding aquaporin, whose product MDNWLRRCIAEILGTFALVFAGTGAVVINNVTNGAVSNVGIALTFGLIVLAMIYSLGDVSGCHLNPAVTLGFFVARRLEGRWLLP is encoded by the coding sequence ATGGACAACTGGCTTAGACGATGCATTGCCGAAATTCTTGGAACGTTTGCTTTGGTGTTCGCCGGAACGGGCGCAGTTGTTATCAACAATGTGACTAACGGTGCGGTCTCGAACGTAGGTATCGCTCTGACATTCGGCCTCATTGTTTTGGCGATGATCTATTCGCTTGGTGATGTTTCAGGCTGCCATCTGAATCCTGCTGTCACCTTGGGTTTTTTCGTTGCTCGACGATTAGAAGGACGATGGCTATTGCCATAA
- a CDS encoding aquaporin gives MRILFPNDQTLGMTMPLGLPLQSFILEVILTFFLMFVILSVATGSKEKGVMAGVAVGSVIALEAIFAGPISGASMNPARSLAPALVALQFKDLWIYLTAPFLGAIMAVMGCRCVQEKGCCCSMPNEEANCAV, from the coding sequence TTGCGCATCTTATTTCCGAACGACCAAACACTTGGGATGACAATGCCATTAGGCTTGCCACTGCAATCATTTATCCTAGAAGTAATCCTGACATTCTTCTTGATGTTTGTCATCTTGAGCGTGGCGACAGGATCGAAAGAGAAAGGCGTGATGGCAGGTGTGGCGGTTGGTTCGGTGATTGCTCTTGAAGCCATTTTTGCAGGGCCGATCTCCGGAGCATCGATGAACCCTGCCCGCTCACTCGCACCAGCCTTGGTTGCTTTACAATTCAAAGACCTATGGATTTATCTGACTGCTCCATTCCTCGGAGCAATCATGGCGGTAATGGGTTGTCGATGTGTACAGGAGAAAGGATGCTGCTGCTCAATGCCAAATGAAGAGGCAAATTGTGCTGTATGA
- a CDS encoding DNA-formamidopyrimidine glycosylase family protein: MPELPEVETMRRGLLPLVGRQVAHVERPPCKRRPIAIRPRMDVFRRRVEGKNIVAIDRAGKRVVIWLSKKSESRPAKAGEFDLPGEEAIVIEPRMTGLVLLGNPPTLEHLRFRLQLIEPDGKHLGANGKPPRQAKGRKTASATANELLFWDRRGLGLVSLLAAEEFAAKFQGPDATLGPDALQLTPDQLRERLGNSSRPIKVALLDQHAIAGIGNLYASEILHVAGIHPSARCRRLHGQHWDRLHAAINLVLLEAIQYEGSTLSDGTYRNALNESGGYQHHHRVYDRAGQPCLTCRRGAVRRIVQAQRSTFFCSHCQGR, encoded by the coding sequence ATGCCCGAACTCCCTGAAGTTGAAACCATGCGCCGCGGGCTTTTGCCGTTGGTTGGCCGCCAGGTGGCGCATGTGGAACGCCCGCCTTGCAAGCGACGGCCAATTGCCATCCGCCCGCGGATGGATGTTTTCCGCCGCCGGGTCGAGGGGAAGAACATCGTGGCCATCGATCGGGCCGGCAAGCGGGTAGTTATTTGGCTGTCCAAAAAATCGGAGAGCCGGCCTGCGAAAGCGGGTGAGTTTGATTTACCCGGTGAGGAAGCCATTGTCATCGAACCGCGCATGACCGGCCTGGTGCTGCTCGGCAATCCACCCACTTTGGAGCATTTGCGATTCCGCTTGCAATTAATCGAGCCGGATGGCAAGCATCTCGGGGCGAACGGCAAACCGCCGCGCCAAGCGAAAGGCCGCAAAACGGCAAGCGCGACCGCAAATGAGCTGCTGTTTTGGGATCGCCGCGGTTTGGGTTTGGTGTCCCTATTGGCGGCGGAGGAATTCGCAGCCAAATTCCAAGGCCCGGATGCTACGCTTGGTCCAGATGCTTTGCAACTAACGCCCGATCAACTGCGCGAGCGGCTAGGCAATAGCAGTCGGCCAATCAAAGTTGCCTTGCTCGATCAGCACGCCATTGCAGGTATTGGGAACTTATATGCCTCCGAGATCTTGCATGTGGCTGGCATTCATCCATCCGCACGCTGCCGCCGGCTGCATGGCCAACATTGGGATCGGCTGCACGCGGCGATAAACTTGGTTTTGTTGGAAGCCATTCAATACGAAGGTTCTACGCTTTCGGATGGCACTTACCGCAACGCTCTGAACGAATCGGGCGGGTATCAACATCATCACCGGGTTTACGATCGTGCGGGCCAACCGTGCCTCACTTGCCGGCGCGGCGCCGTTCGCCGCATTGTGCAGGCCCAGCGATCAACATTTTTTTGTTCGCATTGCCAAGGGCGATGA
- the trpB gene encoding tryptophan synthase subunit beta, with the protein MAKLSQAPDAAGRFGDFGGRYVPETLTAALDELAVAYDQARGDTAFQRELDDLLRNYVGRPSPLYHAKRISQHAGGAQIYLKREDLNHTGAHKINNTLGQALLTLRMGKKRVIAETGAGQHGVATATACARFGLECVVYMGEEDIRRQKPNVFSMRLLGAEVRPVSSGSRTLRDAINEAMRDWMSSVRTTHYILGSVVGPHPFPRIVRDFQSVIGGETVEQCRTQIGRLPNLVVACVGGGSNAAGMFYPFVEHASVELLGVEAGGRSAKPGDHAAPLSHGSPGVLHGSYSYVMQDEDGQTCDVHSVSAGLDYPGVGPEHSFWKDSGRVKYTSCRDDEALAAFNLLARTEGILPALESSHAIAKAVEMAGKRGKDEIVVACLSGRGDKDAAEIARLRGESFG; encoded by the coding sequence ATGGCAAAACTAAGCCAAGCTCCCGATGCCGCAGGCCGATTTGGCGACTTCGGCGGCCGCTATGTGCCCGAAACGCTAACGGCCGCACTCGACGAACTGGCCGTTGCTTACGACCAGGCTCGGGGCGATACGGCCTTTCAGCGCGAATTGGACGATCTGCTGCGAAATTATGTCGGCCGCCCATCGCCGCTGTATCACGCCAAACGAATTAGCCAGCATGCTGGCGGAGCGCAAATCTATCTCAAGCGAGAAGATTTAAATCACACCGGCGCCCACAAAATTAACAACACGCTAGGGCAGGCGTTGCTTACCTTGCGAATGGGCAAAAAGCGCGTGATTGCCGAAACCGGCGCCGGCCAGCACGGCGTGGCCACGGCCACTGCTTGCGCCCGCTTTGGCCTGGAGTGCGTGGTGTACATGGGCGAAGAAGATATTCGTCGCCAAAAGCCCAATGTGTTCAGCATGCGGCTATTAGGAGCAGAAGTGCGACCGGTTAGCAGCGGTTCGCGAACTTTGCGCGACGCCATCAACGAAGCCATGCGCGACTGGATGAGCAGCGTTCGCACGACCCATTACATTTTGGGCTCGGTCGTTGGGCCACATCCATTTCCGCGCATCGTGCGCGATTTTCAATCGGTCATTGGCGGCGAAACCGTGGAACAATGCCGGACGCAAATTGGCCGGTTGCCCAATTTGGTCGTTGCCTGTGTCGGCGGCGGAAGTAATGCGGCCGGCATGTTTTATCCGTTCGTCGAGCATGCATCAGTCGAACTGTTGGGCGTGGAAGCTGGCGGGCGCTCGGCCAAACCCGGCGATCATGCCGCGCCCCTCTCTCACGGCTCGCCAGGCGTGTTGCATGGCAGCTACAGTTACGTGATGCAAGACGAAGATGGCCAAACTTGCGACGTGCACAGTGTTTCTGCTGGCCTCGATTATCCCGGCGTCGGGCCGGAACACAGCTTTTGGAAAGACTCCGGCCGTGTGAAATACACCAGCTGCCGCGATGACGAAGCATTGGCGGCGTTCAATTTGCTGGCCCGGACCGAAGGGATTTTGCCGGCGCTGGAAAGCTCGCATGCCATTGCCAAAGCGGTGGAAATGGCCGGTAAACGTGGCAAGGACGAAATTGTCGTGGCCTGCCTTTCCGGCCGGGGCGACAAAGATGCGGCCGAAATTGCCCGACTCCGCGGCGAATCGTTTGGGTAA
- the trpA gene encoding tryptophan synthase subunit alpha, which translates to MSAIDDLFQKLRREKRKALMPFVTAGDPDLEFTAAVLQEFARRGCSLCEVGIPYSDPIADGPVIQESYTRALTHKIKLAEIAQCLSGVTPKVSIPLVTMVSYAIVYRHGLERYVNDMQQAGIAGAIVPDLLVEESAPLAKICRQADFSLIQLITPTTPKERAVRIAEASTGFIYYVSVTGITGERRELPPDLLDNVAWLREQTPLPVCIGFGISTPEHVRVLAPVADGLIVGSAIVRRIAAASSQPKPAGLTDVGEYVGSLLAAIQ; encoded by the coding sequence ATGTCTGCAATTGACGATTTATTTCAGAAGCTGCGCCGCGAAAAACGCAAGGCGCTGATGCCGTTTGTCACGGCCGGCGATCCCGATTTGGAATTCACCGCCGCGGTGCTGCAAGAATTTGCCCGCCGCGGTTGCAGCCTGTGCGAAGTCGGCATTCCCTACAGCGACCCCATTGCCGATGGGCCGGTGATTCAGGAATCGTACACGCGGGCGCTGACACACAAAATCAAACTGGCGGAAATTGCGCAGTGTTTAAGTGGAGTAACGCCGAAAGTATCCATTCCGTTGGTCACGATGGTCAGCTATGCCATTGTTTACCGTCACGGATTGGAACGGTATGTGAACGACATGCAGCAGGCCGGGATTGCCGGCGCGATTGTGCCTGATCTGTTAGTCGAGGAATCCGCACCGCTGGCGAAAATCTGCCGCCAGGCCGATTTCAGTCTGATTCAATTGATTACGCCCACGACGCCGAAAGAGCGCGCCGTACGCATTGCCGAAGCATCGACCGGCTTTATCTACTACGTTTCGGTCACCGGCATTACCGGCGAGCGGCGCGAACTACCGCCGGACTTGCTCGATAACGTTGCTTGGCTGCGCGAGCAAACGCCGCTGCCCGTGTGCATCGGTTTTGGCATTAGCACGCCGGAGCACGTGCGTGTGTTGGCGCCTGTGGCCGATGGTTTGATCGTGGGCTCGGCCATTGTCCGCCGCATTGCCGCCGCATCGAGCCAACCCAAGCCCGCGGGGCTAACCGACGTCGGCGAATACGTGGGCAGCTTGTTGGCCGCGATTCAATAG